In one Leptospiraceae bacterium genomic region, the following are encoded:
- a CDS encoding glycosyltransferase — protein sequence MILHINTSKTWRGGEQQLFYLAEGLEKWKIPQIVAGKVGSELEKRAQGVFPFFPLSIRGEYDIFAAKKLARLVEEMRVRVIHTHTAAAHSLGLLVKRRCPSVKLVVSRRVDFHIKQNYLSKRKYYSEKNDLFLCVSDKVKEILYEDGIPAEKLLTVRSGVDLNRFVSLPDSKYLREEFRIKDNTVLIGNVAALVDHKDQATLLRAVAKIKTEVPFLFFIVGAGELEKALKQTAKELGIEDRVLFTGYREDVLAFFALFDVFTLTSKEEGLGTSVLDAMASHLPVIATRGGGISEMLIHDKGGFLSNVGDDETLAEQYRALIENQELRERFGKFNRNFVKEFSVEETIKKTKNIYDILLNHE from the coding sequence TTGATATTACATATTAATACATCTAAAACCTGGAGAGGTGGCGAACAACAACTCTTCTATCTGGCAGAAGGTCTGGAGAAATGGAAGATACCCCAGATTGTGGCCGGTAAAGTCGGTTCTGAACTGGAAAAAAGGGCACAGGGTGTTTTTCCTTTCTTTCCTCTTTCTATACGCGGAGAATACGACATTTTTGCTGCAAAGAAATTGGCGAGACTGGTAGAAGAAATGAGAGTTCGAGTTATACATACCCACACCGCTGCTGCACATTCCCTCGGTTTATTAGTGAAACGGCGTTGCCCTTCGGTAAAGCTTGTAGTTTCACGAAGGGTAGACTTTCATATCAAGCAAAACTATTTAAGTAAACGCAAATATTATAGCGAAAAGAATGATTTGTTTCTTTGTGTATCAGATAAGGTAAAAGAAATTTTATATGAAGATGGCATCCCGGCAGAGAAATTACTTACGGTAAGAAGTGGTGTTGACTTAAATCGTTTTGTATCTCTGCCTGATAGTAAATATCTGAGAGAAGAATTCAGGATAAAGGATAATACAGTTCTCATTGGTAATGTAGCAGCACTTGTAGACCATAAAGACCAGGCAACGCTTCTAAGGGCAGTGGCTAAAATCAAAACCGAAGTCCCCTTTCTCTTTTTTATAGTCGGTGCCGGTGAATTAGAAAAAGCTTTAAAACAGACTGCGAAAGAACTCGGAATTGAAGACAGGGTTCTGTTTACCGGATACAGAGAAGATGTATTAGCTTTTTTTGCTTTATTTGATGTATTTACTCTGACTTCCAAGGAAGAAGGACTCGGAACTTCTGTCTTAGATGCAATGGCTTCCCACTTACCCGTGATTGCTACTCGCGGAGGTGGGATTTCAGAAATGCTTATCCACGATAAAGGTGGCTTCTTATCTAATGTGGGAGATGACGAGACCCTTGCAGAGCAATACAGGGCTTTAATTGAAAATCAGGAACTCAGAGAAAGATTTGGAAAATTCAATCGCAACTTCGTTAAGGAGTTTTCGGTTGAAGAGACAATTAAAAAAACTAAAAATATCTATGATATCTTATTGAACCATGAATAA
- a CDS encoding ATP-binding protein, translating into MSEGKLLFFKENENSYVMFIPPDMDATKTFRKELKFSLEQNRFSDDDISSIVLASDEALTNSISANLAQASKEIIICRWRIQGPKFVLFIMDYGKGFVPTEADKKSYRKIHDFLKDIQCHQDGKPGKLPFKGIHKIHRNMGQGIRIMRKLMDTVKVLYHANGEITETLPEKNVYGSILEIAFTANKLKQ; encoded by the coding sequence ATGTCAGAAGGAAAGTTACTATTTTTTAAAGAAAATGAAAATTCATATGTAATGTTTATTCCTCCTGATATGGATGCTACTAAAACTTTTCGTAAAGAACTTAAATTTTCGCTCGAACAGAACCGTTTTTCGGATGATGACATCTCCAGTATAGTTTTAGCCTCCGATGAAGCCCTTACAAACTCTATTTCTGCCAACCTCGCCCAGGCCAGTAAGGAAATTATTATTTGTAGATGGAGGATTCAGGGACCAAAATTTGTATTATTCATTATGGATTATGGAAAAGGCTTTGTACCAACAGAAGCTGATAAGAAATCCTACAGGAAAATACATGACTTTTTGAAAGATATTCAATGCCATCAGGATGGTAAACCGGGGAAACTGCCTTTTAAGGGAATTCATAAAATCCATAGAAATATGGGTCAGGGAATTCGGATTATGCGAAAACTGATGGACACTGTAAAGGTCTTATATCACGCTAATGGAGAAATTACAGAAACCCTACCGGAAAAAAATGTCTACGGTTCTATTCTGGAGATTGCATTTACTGCGAATAAATTAAAACAATAA
- a CDS encoding glycosyltransferase family 2 protein: MKELLIVLLNWNSNDKTLHCIQSLLQSSYSEFDIIVVDNASKDGSREQIELVYPDIQIIKNTYNAGFCHANNQALQYGLIREYKYFLLLNNDLLVDKDLLHNLILQAKQKAKAGIIGGKIHFLENRNILNSTGIEMNFYGYAWDRDFGIPVEKLSRKEGPCLAVSGACMLIKRETLETIGFLDETFFAYFEDLEYCCRLQKKTDFEVWYIDSAIAYHEFSASTKKLPFLKYRLLNRNYWINMSKTFPMRLLCKYTIPIIYTRLRYEAYHRLKTGSWLYFCTEIFYLLMFPYYFFRYSLKESFQKNSYSYIRYLYRERTFHRHKEVQSETC; the protein is encoded by the coding sequence ATGAAAGAACTTCTTATAGTTTTATTAAATTGGAATTCGAATGATAAAACTCTTCATTGTATACAATCCTTGCTTCAGAGCTCTTATTCTGAATTTGATATAATTGTAGTAGATAATGCGTCAAAAGATGGATCCCGAGAGCAAATTGAATTAGTATATCCAGATATTCAAATAATTAAGAATACCTATAATGCAGGATTCTGTCATGCAAACAACCAGGCCCTCCAATATGGATTAATAAGAGAATATAAGTATTTCCTTTTATTAAATAATGATTTACTTGTAGATAAAGACTTATTGCATAATCTTATCTTACAGGCAAAACAAAAAGCAAAAGCGGGGATTATAGGGGGCAAAATTCATTTTTTAGAGAATAGGAATATTCTGAATTCCACAGGGATAGAAATGAATTTTTATGGCTATGCCTGGGATAGAGATTTTGGTATTCCCGTTGAAAAATTATCTCGCAAAGAGGGCCCCTGTCTGGCTGTATCCGGTGCCTGTATGCTGATTAAAAGAGAAACTCTGGAAACAATAGGTTTTTTAGATGAAACCTTCTTTGCCTATTTTGAGGATCTGGAGTATTGCTGTCGTTTACAAAAAAAAACGGACTTTGAAGTCTGGTATATCGATTCAGCAATAGCGTATCACGAGTTTTCTGCTTCCACAAAAAAACTTCCTTTTCTTAAATACCGCTTACTCAATCGAAATTATTGGATAAATATGAGTAAAACATTTCCCATGCGTTTACTTTGTAAATATACCATTCCTATTATCTACACACGTCTTCGTTATGAAGCCTATCACAGGCTAAAAACAGGCTCATGGTTATACTTCTGTACTGAAATATTCTACTTACTAATGTTTCCATATTATTTTTTTCGATACTCCCTGAAAGAATCTTTTCAAAAAAATTCCTATTCTTATATTCGATATCTATACAGAGAAAGAACCTTTCACCGACACAAAGAGGTACAAAGTGAAACTTGCTAA
- a CDS encoding ABC transporter permease has product MNRPLLQLYISQLKVFFREPGILFWAFGFPIMMAFILGTAFDTKKNLLGKIAYIGTEDKLGELKILQKNKNFEILSMTEEEAKLSLKRGKILLYVKSEPTNTYRYYFDPGNSESYLAYLKLQNRSGEANIIPLTSKGERYIDFFIPGLITMGIMNSCLWGIGWNLIEFRMKKLLRRIIASPVRKSDFLLSHFLNRLTITFAENVVLLLFAGFYFKVQMPLSWGSFFLLFLAGNFCFAGFGVLISSRTANTQIANGLINAVGFPMMILSGIFFSYHNFPDWIIPVIQYLPLTVFTDALRMVFVEGAGLVVIIIPTVLLFLYGLFTFLLGLRIYRWD; this is encoded by the coding sequence ATGAATAGGCCTCTTTTACAACTCTACATTTCCCAGCTTAAAGTCTTTTTTCGAGAACCCGGTATTCTCTTCTGGGCTTTTGGTTTTCCTATCATGATGGCCTTTATTCTCGGAACGGCTTTTGATACCAAAAAAAATTTGTTAGGAAAAATTGCCTATATAGGAACTGAAGACAAACTCGGTGAATTAAAAATTTTACAGAAGAATAAAAACTTTGAAATTCTATCTATGACAGAAGAAGAAGCTAAACTTTCATTGAAAAGAGGAAAGATTTTACTCTATGTAAAATCTGAACCAACTAATACGTATCGTTATTACTTTGATCCCGGAAACTCAGAAAGTTATCTTGCCTATTTAAAACTACAGAATCGATCCGGTGAAGCAAATATCATCCCTTTAACTTCAAAGGGAGAAAGGTATATCGATTTTTTTATTCCGGGGCTTATTACTATGGGAATCATGAATTCCTGCCTCTGGGGAATAGGTTGGAACCTTATTGAGTTTCGAATGAAAAAACTTCTAAGAAGAATTATAGCCAGCCCTGTTCGTAAATCAGACTTTTTGCTTTCTCACTTTTTGAATCGACTCACTATTACCTTTGCAGAAAATGTGGTTCTATTACTTTTTGCCGGTTTCTATTTTAAAGTTCAAATGCCTCTATCCTGGGGAAGTTTTTTCTTACTTTTTTTGGCCGGGAATTTTTGTTTTGCCGGTTTCGGGGTCTTGATTTCTTCCCGTACAGCCAATACACAGATTGCCAATGGCCTGATAAATGCGGTAGGTTTTCCCATGATGATTCTTTCGGGTATCTTTTTTAGCTATCATAATTTCCCTGATTGGATAATCCCTGTCATACAATACCTGCCTCTTACTGTTTTCACGGATGCCTTGAGGATGGTATTTGTAGAAGGAGCCGGACTTGTTGTAATTATCATTCCAACAGTTCTTCTATTTTTATATGGCTTATTCACGTTTCTTCTGGGACTTAGGATTTATCGCTGGGATTAA
- a CDS encoding phage holin family protein, translating into MIGFVINIVLLALVIMFVFPALHKDMKIKGEFQNSLVVALVFFVLNAMIRYGLAILSLGLGVIFYYLTLGIAGIFINALVLLLVQKLMPDYLEVPGFGYAILGGALLSLTNVISGMIH; encoded by the coding sequence GTGATTGGATTTGTTATTAATATTGTCTTGTTGGCCCTGGTGATTATGTTTGTTTTTCCTGCCTTACATAAAGATATGAAAATTAAAGGGGAGTTTCAGAATTCCCTGGTGGTTGCCCTTGTTTTCTTTGTATTAAATGCAATGATTCGGTACGGATTAGCAATTCTAAGCCTCGGATTGGGAGTTATCTTTTATTACCTTACACTCGGAATCGCCGGGATTTTTATAAATGCTCTCGTACTACTCCTGGTTCAAAAGCTTATGCCGGACTATCTCGAAGTTCCCGGTTTCGGTTATGCTATACTGGGGGGTGCCCTGCTTTCTTTAACCAATGTTATATCGGGCATGATCCATTAA
- a CDS encoding ABC transporter ATP-binding protein, with translation MLQKAIELKQVCRSFKNLKANDNLTETIYEGEYIGLLGPNGAGKTTLVEMIEGIQKPDSGEIIIFNKNWGKDEKELRKLIGFSLQETRFIDRLSVYETLKLFCSFYGLAISEAEPLLELTGLQTKKDTYTSKLSGGQKQKLALCIALIHSPKILLLDEPTTGLDPSARRDIWNLILEQKKAGTTLILTTHYLEEAEFLCDRILIMDKGKFLARGSMQELLENHGMHELIRFIPQSFLPEEKLYSLPGFESLQIDSRKNSYTLHVKEIMQTLPFLLKELELSGIKIKNLECRKMNLDDLFLAMTGRNLDE, from the coding sequence ATGCTCCAAAAAGCTATTGAACTCAAACAGGTCTGTCGTTCTTTTAAAAATCTTAAAGCCAACGATAACCTGACAGAAACTATTTACGAGGGAGAGTACATTGGTCTACTGGGTCCGAATGGAGCCGGGAAAACCACCCTCGTAGAAATGATTGAAGGAATACAAAAGCCGGATTCCGGTGAAATTATTATTTTCAATAAAAATTGGGGAAAGGATGAAAAAGAGCTTCGCAAGCTCATCGGCTTTTCTTTACAGGAAACCAGGTTTATTGACCGCCTGAGTGTTTACGAAACACTCAAACTTTTTTGTAGTTTCTACGGTCTTGCTATTTCCGAAGCAGAGCCTTTACTGGAACTCACCGGCCTTCAAACTAAGAAAGATACCTATACATCAAAGCTCTCCGGGGGACAAAAACAGAAGTTAGCTCTCTGCATAGCCCTGATACATTCTCCGAAGATTCTTCTTTTAGATGAACCTACTACAGGTCTGGATCCTTCTGCCAGAAGAGATATTTGGAACTTGATACTGGAACAGAAAAAAGCAGGAACCACACTTATTTTGACTACACACTATCTGGAAGAAGCCGAATTTCTCTGCGATAGGATTTTAATTATGGATAAGGGAAAATTCCTGGCCAGGGGAAGTATGCAAGAGTTATTAGAAAATCATGGAATGCATGAATTGATTCGTTTTATTCCACAATCCTTTCTTCCCGAAGAAAAACTTTATTCCTTACCCGGATTCGAATCTTTACAGATTGATTCACGTAAAAATAGTTACACCCTTCATGTTAAAGAAATTATGCAAACATTACCTTTTTTACTAAAAGAGCTGGAACTATCCGGCATTAAAATTAAAAATCTTGAATGCAGGAAGATGAATTTGGATGATCTTTTTCTTGCCATGACCGGGAGAAATCTGGATGAATAG
- a CDS encoding glycosyltransferase family 4 protein: MKIGLDAFVLQYELSGIGNYTLQMILNLQKYFPEHEYGLYIEKDTLSETLYADLITKKFTFENLEITKFSSFFFLNKFYKYTRDRLLPIPFVKEHLQFALRYPSLYSIHESKKDSPDVFHAVDWLFIPNKKAKKNVITIFDLTARLFPNLHDELSILKEKEKQKELKYFDTFICISESTRNDLIHYYSIPKDRTLVSYPCVHPIYETESYLPEIEIRKKYAIPEDSPYFLSVSTIEPRKNLKRVLEAFALFTEKHAKEKTYLVLVGAWAWKNEIFKKFLESYSYRDRLIFTGYASLSDLPSLYHYATCFLYLSLYEGFGLPVLEAMHSKTPVIASNISSIPEILSGAGILVSPANTEEVFTAMETIFHKEEYRKQLIQLGKEKAKTFNSKKSSEEIIRAYCE, from the coding sequence ATGAAGATAGGACTGGATGCTTTTGTTTTACAGTATGAATTGAGCGGGATCGGAAATTATACCCTGCAAATGATTTTAAATCTCCAAAAGTATTTTCCTGAACACGAATATGGTCTATACATAGAAAAAGATACTCTCTCTGAGACTTTATATGCCGATTTAATTACCAAGAAATTTACTTTTGAAAATTTAGAAATAACCAAATTTAGTTCGTTTTTTTTTCTCAATAAATTCTACAAGTATACAAGGGACAGGCTTCTACCCATTCCTTTCGTAAAAGAACATTTGCAGTTTGCCCTGCGCTATCCTTCTCTATATTCAATACACGAAAGTAAAAAAGATTCTCCAGATGTTTTTCATGCTGTAGACTGGCTTTTTATTCCGAATAAAAAAGCCAAAAAAAATGTAATTACTATATTTGATTTAACTGCCCGACTATTTCCAAACCTGCACGATGAACTCTCTATTTTAAAAGAAAAAGAAAAACAAAAAGAATTAAAATATTTTGATACATTTATTTGTATTTCGGAATCTACACGTAATGATCTCATCCATTATTATTCGATACCGAAAGACAGAACCCTCGTATCTTATCCCTGTGTCCATCCGATATATGAAACAGAAAGCTATCTGCCTGAAATCGAAATAAGAAAAAAATATGCAATTCCTGAAGATTCACCCTATTTTCTTTCTGTTTCCACTATTGAACCCAGAAAAAATTTGAAACGGGTTTTGGAAGCTTTTGCTCTTTTTACAGAAAAACATGCAAAAGAAAAAACTTATCTTGTGCTTGTCGGTGCCTGGGCCTGGAAAAATGAAATATTTAAGAAGTTCCTGGAATCCTATTCCTACAGGGATAGACTCATTTTTACCGGTTATGCCTCTCTTTCTGACTTACCTTCTCTTTACCATTACGCCACCTGCTTTTTGTATTTATCTCTGTACGAGGGTTTCGGTCTTCCGGTATTAGAAGCTATGCACTCTAAGACTCCCGTAATTGCTTCTAATATTTCTTCTATACCGGAAATTCTTTCAGGTGCAGGAATATTAGTTTCACCGGCAAATACGGAGGAAGTTTTCACGGCTATGGAAACGATTTTCCATAAAGAAGAATATAGAAAACAGCTAATACAACTGGGAAAAGAAAAAGCAAAAACTTTCAATTCCAAGAAGTCGAGTGAAGAAATCATAAGGGCTTATTGCGAATGA
- the polA gene encoding DNA polymerase I: MNKLIVIDGHAFAFRAYYAFQTAGLRNSLTGEPSGAVFGFFRMLFKVLNDFEFTHLALTFDPGTPLERNKIYSEYKANRKPMPEDLKPQIAKILSMSKNLGFPVLSIPGHEADDIIGTIAKNFSDSKTKVYIFSGDKDMYQLLENENILMLRGKKGVTEFDLIDKDRVKELIGVPYNQVTNYMGIVGDSSDNIPGVKGLGEKGAVSLFSEFKDLEDIYANLDKIKSKATKEKLITYKDNAFMSRELATIRTDLDLELKLEDLKLSDYLSERNVLYFKQEGFNALHRDLAKQAGVKASPEAPSALDIQNIETSKANYTRIKTLKDLETLVQKLSKSKKLCVDTETTSVDAMQADLLGIALSDAEGRAWYLAFEYGETNLFTEKLLPLKESIKLIKPLLEDEKIPKIGQNIKYDIMVLRNHGIELQNIAFDTMLASYSIQPEGRRHNMDDLALSHLNYKTISYSDLTGTGKNKRNLYEIDPEEVSRYSCEDADITYRLYKVLEPQLKEHSVTKIFSEIEMPLIPVLVDMESKGVKIDAEYFKKLSGNFQKEIIKLEKEIQQLAGKEFNIASTRELQQVLFEDLNLPKQKKTSTGYSTDHSVMEALLGMHPIVEHILNYRKYTKLKSTYVDSLPELINPKTGRIHTSFNQTIAATGRLSSTDPNLQNIPIKDKEGKMIRSGFIPEEGNYLLSLDYSQIELRIMAHFAEDKNMIEAYEKGLDIHSRTASALFSVPEDKVDSDMRSKAKAVNFSVIYGVTPFGLSRNIGISTKEAKEFIDKYFSAYPGVKAYMDKVCKEAETRGYVETLSGRRRYVPDLRSSNKQIQEAAKRVAINSPIQGTSADMIKLAMIAIHKEMKQKKYKSNLILQVHDELVFEANEKEKEKIYALAKKTMENIFSLKVPILVEGKSGRNWDEAH, translated from the coding sequence ATGAATAAATTAATAGTGATTGATGGACACGCTTTCGCATTTCGTGCCTACTATGCTTTTCAAACAGCGGGATTACGAAATTCTCTTACCGGTGAGCCAAGTGGAGCTGTATTTGGCTTCTTTAGAATGTTATTTAAAGTTTTGAATGATTTCGAGTTTACACACCTTGCACTCACTTTTGATCCGGGAACTCCTCTCGAAAGAAATAAAATTTACAGCGAATACAAAGCAAATCGAAAGCCTATGCCGGAAGACTTAAAACCACAGATTGCAAAAATACTGAGTATGTCTAAAAATTTAGGCTTCCCGGTTCTAAGTATTCCCGGTCACGAAGCAGATGATATTATCGGAACTATAGCTAAAAACTTTTCTGATTCGAAAACAAAAGTTTATATTTTTTCCGGTGATAAGGATATGTATCAACTTTTAGAAAATGAGAATATTCTTATGCTTCGAGGAAAAAAAGGAGTAACCGAGTTTGATCTGATTGATAAAGATCGAGTCAAGGAGCTCATTGGCGTTCCCTACAACCAGGTTACAAATTATATGGGGATAGTGGGAGATAGTTCTGACAATATCCCGGGGGTAAAAGGACTCGGAGAAAAAGGGGCGGTCTCGCTATTTTCTGAGTTTAAAGACCTCGAAGATATTTATGCCAATCTGGATAAAATAAAAAGTAAAGCAACAAAAGAGAAACTGATTACGTATAAAGACAATGCCTTTATGTCGAGAGAACTCGCAACAATCCGTACCGATCTGGATTTAGAATTAAAACTGGAGGATTTAAAACTCAGCGATTATCTCTCCGAAAGAAATGTCCTCTATTTTAAGCAGGAAGGATTCAATGCCCTGCATCGGGACCTGGCAAAGCAGGCGGGTGTCAAAGCTTCCCCGGAAGCTCCAAGTGCTTTAGATATTCAAAATATAGAAACTTCCAAAGCGAACTATACCCGAATTAAAACCCTGAAAGATCTGGAAACCCTGGTTCAAAAACTTTCTAAATCAAAAAAACTTTGCGTAGATACAGAAACAACTTCGGTAGATGCCATGCAGGCAGATTTACTCGGAATTGCCTTGTCTGATGCAGAAGGTAGAGCCTGGTATCTTGCTTTCGAATACGGAGAAACAAATCTTTTTACAGAAAAGTTATTACCCTTAAAAGAAAGCATAAAACTGATAAAGCCTCTATTAGAAGATGAAAAGATACCCAAAATCGGTCAGAATATTAAATATGATATTATGGTTTTAAGAAATCACGGAATAGAGCTTCAAAACATTGCATTTGATACAATGCTGGCTTCTTATAGCATTCAACCGGAAGGCAGGAGGCATAATATGGATGACCTTGCTCTTTCGCACTTAAATTATAAAACTATAAGCTATTCTGATTTGACCGGTACCGGAAAAAATAAGAGAAACCTTTATGAGATTGACCCGGAAGAAGTAAGCCGATATTCCTGTGAAGATGCAGACATTACATATCGCTTATACAAGGTATTAGAGCCACAGCTTAAAGAACATTCGGTTACTAAAATCTTTTCTGAGATCGAGATGCCTCTAATTCCTGTACTGGTTGACATGGAGTCGAAGGGAGTAAAAATTGATGCAGAATATTTTAAAAAACTCTCCGGAAACTTTCAAAAAGAAATTATAAAACTCGAAAAAGAAATCCAACAACTTGCCGGTAAAGAGTTCAATATTGCGTCGACCAGAGAACTGCAACAGGTTCTTTTTGAGGACTTAAACCTTCCGAAACAAAAAAAAACCTCCACCGGTTATTCTACCGATCATAGTGTAATGGAAGCTCTTCTCGGAATGCACCCGATTGTTGAGCATATTTTAAACTATCGTAAATATACAAAATTAAAGTCTACTTATGTAGATTCTCTTCCTGAGTTAATAAACCCTAAGACAGGAAGAATACATACCAGTTTTAACCAGACAATTGCTGCAACCGGTAGATTATCTTCCACAGATCCCAACCTGCAAAACATTCCAATTAAGGATAAAGAAGGCAAGATGATTCGTTCGGGCTTTATTCCGGAAGAAGGAAATTATCTTTTAAGCCTTGATTATTCCCAAATTGAACTTCGTATTATGGCTCATTTTGCAGAAGATAAAAATATGATAGAAGCCTATGAGAAAGGTCTTGATATTCACAGTCGAACTGCTTCGGCACTTTTTTCTGTCCCGGAGGACAAAGTCGATTCAGACATGAGAAGTAAAGCAAAAGCGGTAAACTTTTCCGTGATATACGGAGTGACTCCTTTTGGCCTGAGTAGAAACATAGGTATTTCGACAAAAGAGGCTAAAGAATTTATTGATAAGTATTTTTCAGCCTACCCCGGAGTCAAAGCCTATATGGATAAAGTCTGTAAAGAGGCAGAAACCAGGGGCTATGTTGAAACCTTATCGGGGAGAAGGCGCTACGTACCTGATCTTCGTTCCAGTAATAAGCAGATACAGGAAGCGGCCAAGCGTGTAGCTATTAATAGCCCGATCCAGGGTACTTCAGCAGATATGATAAAACTTGCCATGATAGCCATACATAAAGAAATGAAGCAGAAAAAATATAAATCTAATCTAATATTACAAGTTCATGATGAACTTGTATTTGAAGCAAATGAAAAAGAGAAAGAAAAAATCTATGCTCTTGCGAAAAAAACGATGGAGAATATTTTCTCATTAAAAGTTCCGATTCTTGTAGAAGGAAAATCCGGCAGAAATTGGGATGAAGCACACTGA
- a CDS encoding type III polyketide synthase, protein MAFIHSIASSVPAQILKQEEIKNFSSRVFDPGNRLYPGLIKVFDTAQIENRPVLENLNWYETGHSFKEKNELFLSHALSLAQLAGEKALQEASLKPEEIEILLVVTSSGFVTPSLDARLMDLLGLKEDCIRLPITGLGCAGGAYGLSRARDFAKAYPGKKILLIAVETCTLTFRPGDKRKANYIALSLFSDGAAATIISSEPKINSIELQSSYSYKWRDSLNVMGWDVEDDGLQVIFDKSIPFLIMENYGEIMDAFFNREKLSFSDIQHFLFHPGGAKVIDAFSSVLKIERERFYYTIEILRKYGNMSSPTLLFVIEEFLKDGKFSKGEEGLMTAMGPGFSCEALLFKTS, encoded by the coding sequence ATGGCTTTTATACATTCTATCGCTTCCTCAGTTCCTGCTCAGATCCTGAAACAGGAAGAGATTAAAAATTTTTCTTCGAGAGTTTTTGACCCGGGGAACCGCCTTTATCCCGGACTTATCAAGGTTTTCGACACAGCTCAAATTGAGAATAGACCTGTTTTAGAGAATTTGAACTGGTATGAAACAGGCCACAGTTTCAAAGAGAAAAATGAGCTTTTTTTAAGCCATGCCCTTTCCCTGGCACAACTTGCCGGAGAAAAGGCCCTACAAGAAGCAAGCCTGAAACCTGAAGAAATCGAAATACTGCTGGTAGTGACAAGCTCCGGTTTTGTAACTCCGAGCCTTGATGCAAGACTCATGGATCTTTTAGGTTTGAAAGAAGATTGTATTCGCCTGCCCATTACCGGTCTGGGCTGCGCGGGAGGAGCTTATGGCCTTTCCCGTGCGAGAGATTTTGCAAAAGCTTATCCCGGTAAAAAGATTCTTTTGATAGCTGTAGAAACCTGTACTCTTACTTTTCGACCGGGGGATAAACGAAAAGCTAATTATATTGCTCTTTCGCTTTTTTCCGATGGAGCAGCCGCAACTATAATTTCTTCAGAACCGAAAATCAATAGTATCGAACTCCAATCTTCCTATTCATATAAATGGAGAGATTCTTTAAATGTTATGGGTTGGGATGTTGAAGACGATGGGCTTCAGGTAATCTTTGACAAAAGCATCCCTTTCTTGATAATGGAAAACTATGGAGAGATTATGGATGCTTTTTTTAATAGGGAAAAGCTTTCCTTTTCCGATATACAACATTTCTTATTTCATCCCGGTGGTGCAAAAGTAATAGATGCGTTTTCGTCGGTTTTAAAAATAGAAAGAGAAAGATTTTATTACACGATAGAAATCCTGAGAAAATATGGGAATATGTCATCTCCAACTTTGCTTTTTGTTATCGAGGAATTTCTAAAAGATGGAAAGTTTTCTAAAGGGGAAGAGGGACTCATGACGGCAATGGGGCCCGGTTTTAGCTGTGAAGCACTGCTTTTTAAAACGAGTTAA